GGGAACCACGCAACTTCTTACCTCGCGCCCGCATTTTCGGGCTGCACGGAATTCTTGAACACTGCGGCAGGTATGAGTGGTTTGCCAGCCAGTTAACGGCTCGCGGCTACAGTCTGGAAATGATCGATCTGCGGGGACACGGACGCTCGGAAGGTCCGCGGGTCAGCGTCCGCGATTTTGATCAGTATCTTGAGGACCTGGACGACGTCAACCAGCAACTCCGCGAGGTCGGCCGGGCACCGGATTTTCTCTTTGGACACAGCATGGGGGCCGGGCTAGTGATCCTCTGGTGTGCCACCCGACGCCCACCCGTTAGAGGCGCTATTCTCAGTGCTCCGCCTGTGACAATAGCAGTCCGCATCCCGCGATGGCTGATCGGGCTGGGACGATTTCTTGTGAGAGTCTTTCCGGAAATTCGCCTCGTTCAGTTAAAAACGGCGCGGCGTTTCGGTCAGCATGCCGTGTCGCGGGATCCAGCGGTGCTTAAAGCCCTTCGCGAGGATCCTCTCGTTTATCGTGGGCGTTTCCCGCTGCGAACCGGCCTGGGGCTCATCGACCTCCAGGAAAAACTCCAGCAGGTCGCCATCAATTTTGAGACGCCTTTTATTTTGCTCCAGGGCACAGGCGATAAACTTTCTTCCGCGAGTGGTGCTCAACTCTTCTACGAACGCGCAGCCGCTGCCGACAAGACGTTACGGCTATATGATGGGCTCTATCACGAAGTCCTCAGTGAACCGGAGAAAGACCTGGTCATCGCGGAGGTGCTCCGTTGGCTGGATGCCCACTCGACCGAACCGTCGCCGGCGCGCGACCAGCCGCCCTGACAGTCGCGGCGACCGCCCCCACCGTCCACAATCAGGCAGATGGACTGCGTCGCTCTGCGGGG
This is a stretch of genomic DNA from Thermogutta terrifontis. It encodes these proteins:
- a CDS encoding alpha/beta hydrolase — protein: MAERSDFSVDTTWLTRDGIRLVGRLWEPRNFLPRARIFGLHGILEHCGRYEWFASQLTARGYSLEMIDLRGHGRSEGPRVSVRDFDQYLEDLDDVNQQLREVGRAPDFLFGHSMGAGLVILWCATRRPPVRGAILSAPPVTIAVRIPRWLIGLGRFLVRVFPEIRLVQLKTARRFGQHAVSRDPAVLKALREDPLVYRGRFPLRTGLGLIDLQEKLQQVAINFETPFILLQGTGDKLSSASGAQLFYERAAAADKTLRLYDGLYHEVLSEPEKDLVIAEVLRWLDAHSTEPSPARDQPP